atatatattaatatatttaaataatttcaatatttttaaattttagtttggaTTGTACTTAACCCAAAGCTACTAAGTTCTTAAGTTccttttagatatttttgaaTAACGGTTTAGATGGGTTTTGTTTTCCGGTGCCTACAGTCAGCAAGAGAAACCATTATGAGATTATCTTCATACGGAGACAAATAGATAGAGATGGAACAACCAACATTGATgaaatttaacatatttaattCAATATGCCCCTACTATTGAAAAATTATGCTTTCTCCtcataataaaaactattttattttttcttaaatacaaAACGTGGTCAAAGATTCTCATGTCCTTCActtaatcatttatttataatgATCCAACCAGCCCAATCCTAACCCATCCGGTCCAACCCAACTTGAGAAATACGAAATGTTGTTCTCAATGCAATGATATTCCACGGATGAAACCATTCATGATTTTGATATTCTCGTTAATACAAGAATAACTGTTACACACAGGCGTCGTGTGTTCCTCAGAGGTTTCTTGAGTGGTCCTTCATGCAATCTGCAAAAAACAAGAAATGAAACCAGTGATCTATTGATAAAAGAGTATTGTGTTCAGGTAAGTATTGTGTTCAGGTCATGCTTGATGCTTATTACCCGCATTCGCTTATTGTCATTCTTTGTCTCTTCACAACTGTCTCCACACTCTTGTTTAGTCTCATGAAAAACTATATTGTCTTCACAAACTCTTGGAAGAGTATAAGGATTACCAAATTGGTTCTTCGGTATTAAGCAGTCTTCTGCGAGGCGTATACCCCATCCTTTTAAGTTGAACTTGGAGGACTCACTGATAATTTTCACATGATCCACTTTATCATGATCCAATGTAGAGTCCATTCTGTTACTTCCAAGAAGTTGTATTTCCACGTGATCGTAGTTCATTTGAGCTATAGGAGCACTGTCTTTGTTTAGAGGGAAACGACACTCCAATATAAACAGATGACTATCCTTCTTATCTGTCCAAAACTTTTGTAGCTGGCCAAAAGAATCAAAGCTGTCCCCAAATATGCCTCTGAACCGACAGTTGACACGAATATATACTGCATTACTACGATCTGTGTGCTCATAGTCGACGTTACCCACCGCGCAAGCCCTGAATCGTAGAAATGGTTGCGAGAGAGAACTAGGAGGTAGAGGGACGGTTAAGGTGGAGGTTCCAGTTGTACGGTGTGTGAAATATGACGGCACTTCTTCACCTGACAAGaccaatttcttaaaaataaatggaCGTTGGTGAAGGAGAACTTCTGGTTCCAAGTTGAGGCAGATGAAATGCGTACTGACTTCTGAGGAAAGATTATGTGGAAGAGAAGATGAAGTCTCGTGAAAGACTGTTAACTTAGAGTGAATATTTTCTGTAGCCATTTCCACCTCACTTGGACCATCAGTCCAGCTCGCTCCGGTCAATGCCCGGCAGTATGAAAACTGAACCGTCTTAAGTTTTTTcagtttataaatgtttaaggATACACGTTCTAAGTTGCTGCAGCTCTCCATACCTAGGTAACCAAGCTTCGAGAAGTTCTTTATCCACCAAGGAACCTCTACAATCCCTGTTCTGTCTAGAAGGAGATATCTGACATTGGTAGAGATATCAGGAAAAGTCCTCAAACGTGAGCATCCCTTGAGGTCAAGGTCATAGAGATATTGAAGGTTGATGCCAGCGGGAAGAGTCTCCAGATTTATGCATTCTGTAATACCCAGACAATCAAGACTGTGGAAATTCTGGATAGAAGACGGAAGTTCCACCAAACTTGGGATATCCGAGAGAAACAATCTCTTTAATGTTTGAGACAGCTTGGTCATGAGTGATGTAAGCggctgaacaaaaaaaaacaatttaacagACGTTAAATCACTTCTTTCACATTAAAACATCTATTTTGGGTTGGCATTCACAAATTATATatacggatataaatatttatcaaaatataataattgatAATAGTTGAATTTcttttgataatatttgtttttgttgagattgaaccttgattaaatatctaagagaagaagaacaaagaagagtagcttagaaggagaagaagaagtcaaGGAAGAAGACTTGGTTGTGTAACTAGAAGttatacaacaagaaaaataaaagtctAGTTAATTTAGTTAAGCCAACAAGGAAGAGCGAAGTGTTGGTTTAAGTCTAGCTAGATAAAGTTGTTAGTGGAGTTAAGGTATATGTAGTAGTAGTAGTCAGTGAGAAAACTACTACAAGTATGTGTTTGTGTTGATGTAAGAAAATGTATccaattctaataaaataaaagagttgGAGAAAGAACAATGTAGACACAATTAAAAATTACTCTCTTCTctacaagaacaacaacaaacgtaaaaaagagagtaaagagAGTGCGAGTGTGTGCCTGTGATATGATGAAACACAAGTACTATAGAAACTGAGTGCGTGAATGAAGGCAAAAAAGAGACCGACCAGAACGGTCTTGagaacaagagaaagagaggCTGGCCGTGAGATGAGTCAAAGAGGCCAAGCCAAAAGAGCAGAATGCAACAGtttggttttaagttttaaataattttttaatatatatatatatatatatacatatatgcaaATAAGTAAAAGATTATATTCGACGTATTATGTTTTCAtcttaactataaaattatctgctattttataaattttataattatagtatatattatattaaaatagaagtaatatatgaaaatatgaattaaaatgaaaatgatattaaactggaaaattaatataatatactagaataatatgatagatgccattgtataaaatatactaaaataatataatcaaaTTACTTAAACTGAGcaatgtatttacttataaaatctcgcaatataccaaaataatagataatgctaaaatatatttttatacacaACATGAAGAATACAGATTATCCTAAacaaatatcatttatatactataactaaataaatttttaaaatgtattgtatgctaactgttgattttttttttttaaatatatatattgaaagacGCTCTTTGCttgattatttcatattatgaatttattgtaccaaactcaaaaaatattagtatataataacaatcaatagcaaagtaaaatttataaaaaataattagagaattttccaaaaatgattcaaaatttgattttaaatgcaaaaatatatCTCAGCttcaattaaattaaaaaataacccaaaaacctattgaaattacaaccatccatttatgaccaaacaaaaaaatcagtaTGCATTTTTATGATTATAACTCCTGGAATTCTTCTATGATTTTATAAGTCTTCTTTGATAAGACTTCCTGGAACTCTTTTTATatagtagatcttaaaaataatttatgaccTAAACATGTTTcattaaattgtaaatattcaCTTACACTcatgagatttaaaaattaaaataatttcaaaaaaagcatttttgaaattgaaaaagaaaatttcaaaaaaaattgaaactttttttttcaaaaacagtttaaaaatgatatttgtaaaaaagtttgaatttgaaaacatattattcgaaactatacatttttattattctttattataCAAGGTGTTTTACTGCATTTTGTgcagtaataatttttttaatttaaattatatctaaaaataaaattttattattttcttacttatattttaatatacagtttcatttaattaatcattaaataaagataaaataaatagtttatttattttcatttatgattaaaatattatatatatatatatgtatatttaaattataatcttagataaaaaaattagatctactttttggataaaaatatagtaaatcaacttgtataaaattaattaataaattgatataaatttttataattattaaaaccgaaataaacagtatttataaaattggtagatatataaaagaaactaataatattacgataaaaaaattttaaaacaaaattgtaaaaagaaattgaaaatttttggtgataaaattgtaattaaaaatagaaataaataacatttcgaaatttgaaaagtattattatatttatattattattttatttaagataatTTGCTATAATATTCTAacaagtttaccaaaaatataaataaacattaaatgtaattgttAATGTCACATTAATCATAAGACTTGTCATCATTTATAAAGTGACATATCACATTTATTAAGTGAAAGTGATTATAGAGAAAACGTGTGTCAAAATCACTTTGCAAATAATGTCTAAGAGTTATTTATAAAGCAAAaggtagaattttttttgtgtctttaatgaaacttattttatttattttcttctttggatACTCTTTGAAACAATAGTGTTTCTTTCGATTTTCTATTTTTCACAAGAAATTCAACCTATAGGGCAGACAAATTCTTATAAAAATGTTAgttaattttgttctttaaaaaaaggtaagataaaaccttttttttaaagaacaaaattattttaccaaaaaaaaaggtaagaTAAAAAATGAGTAAAGTACGTACCTTTTCTATTGCCCACAATTTATCAATCTTCGTTTTGCGGAAACCAAGAATTATGGGTTTCTTAAGACGAAAGATAAAATGGAACTCGTCAATCGCTGTTTCGTCTAGAATAAGCGTTGAGATGTTGGTCGAAATATCAGGAAGAATCTTCAGCTTCGAGCATCCGTCAAGGAAAAGCTTATCAAGAGATTGGAGGTATATTCCTGTGGGAAGAGTCTCCAAATTTTCACAGAATGACATACTCAGCTCCTTAAGTTTATTGAGATGCTGAATAGAGGAAGTAAGCTCCACCAAACTCGAGCAATAATCAAGAAAAAGTATTTGGAGATTAGTGGCCATAGAAAGATCTGGTACTTCTTCCAGATTTTTAGATCCTTCCAAATCCATTACCCTAAGCCCTGCCAGTGACTGAAATATACGTGAGCCACACGTCACTTGAAAGCATCAGTAAATTCTTAAGCACCTACAACTCAgtagtaattttattaaagaCTTACATGAACTCCTTCCCACAACTTTTGGAGTTTGCTCTCTGACATTTGAAGCTCAACAAGGTTTTCAGGACGAAAATTTGAAGGCATATATTTCATTGGATATCCGTCCAACCTCAATAATCTAAGTTTAGGGGGCAGATAGTCGAAACCTTTCGGTAAGCACCATCTCATCTTCTTGTCCCATCTCTTAGCGTTATAAATCTTTAGAAAGAATAGATTATGCATCCCTCTGAAAGCATTCTTATGTATATGCAGTTCATCAGTTTCATCCATATCCAATGATATACCTAAAACCTTTTTAGTACCCTGAGattataatacaaatataatttcaaagattatatgattttaatctTATAgaatgctatatatatataattaaagtacGAAGAAACTTACAGTGTTATCTTCAAGTATATCACAAATTTCTTTCGAATCCATAAGGAATTCTCGTTCTCCAGGCTCATCAGACTGTGCACGTACAATCTCCTTACCCATATCTTGTAGCAAACAGTGCATCTCAACACTATCCCGTCTTACATGTACAAGAGACTTATCAACAAGGTTTTTAAACCCAATATTAAAGTCCAAGTCACTATCTTTTAGTAGCATCTTGATGTGATCAACTTGTTCACCATTGAAAATACATGAAATGTGACGAAATATTGCTTTATCTTTCTTGTTGTTTAACCCTTCATAGCTGACTATTAGTGTCCTCTCAATTTTTCCATTCAGCCTACTACGAAGGCTAGGAATCATATCTATCCAATCCTCTTTGTCCCTACCTCGTAAGTATGCACCCAAAACCTTAAGACCCAAAGGAAGACTACCGGCACACAATGCAATTTCGGAAGCAAGCTCCACCAAACCAGCAGGTGGAGAATTTTGCCTGAAAGCAGATCTACAAAACATCTCAAGAGCAAGGTCTGTAGACGGGAGGCACACCTCATATATATGATCAATCCCATGAGCCTTTAAGAAATGCCTATCTTTTGTAATCACAATGATTCTGCTCCCGGATCCAAACCAATGAGTTTGACCAGCCAAGGTATCCAGCACCATTTGATCATCCAAATCATCAATAAATATAAGAACTTTCTGGTATTTTAGCCTCTCTTGAACTGCATTTAAACTATCTATCCTTATGTCTTTTTTGTCTAAAAGTTCAGACAAGAAACTTCTTAGCAAATGCAACTTCATGTTATAATCGTCCGGGTTGGCACTATTATAAATCTCCATAGTCTTATATACGAAAGCTCTGTCTATGAAAACACTACCTTGGAACTGGCGAGAGAGTTGACTATGTAAAACTCTTGCAATGGTAGTCTTACCAATTCCTGAAGAGCCCCATATCCCAACCATCCTCACTTCCTGAGATTCTAATTGCAATAAGACACTCATATTTGCAATATGATCTTCCATTCCAACAAAGTCCTCAAAGTCCTTTGACTGAGCTAGATTCAGTTTACCCAAGACATCATTAGCAATTGCTTCAATCATTTTTGCTTCTTGGGGACTAACAAGGTGAAAATTCAAACATACAAGAGACATTTTATCAATCGTCGAATGTCAACTTCAATAAGAAGAGATaacgaatatataaaaaataatagctATGTATTTAGAAGATATGATGTTttgagtttttaataaaaattaagataaaagaaatatgtacatttatttattatcatttgtttttttttctaataaatatttattttttatattttcacattttaaattaaaatgcattaattaaaatttataacacaattttttttcagtacaaagaacaaaatataaaagGGAAAATTCCACAAAAATAATCCAACTAAATTTTGTTAAGCTTTTTAATATCCAAACTTTTTCGTTACCCACTTTAATACTccaactaattatttttttctcatttcaGTACAcaagataataaaattttgtccatttgaatatccaaaatttatttattttaataaaaaaggttaataagtttcaaacaaaattttaaaaaacctctaaaattcaaaaaaaaaaatctttaaaaaatctagttttactttaagtttcagaaataaaattaattaaattatggataatattaaattatgtaataaaattttaagtataaaatttatttttagaaatagaaaacaaatttattaatttttcctTCCAAACtaagtttttctaaatttatttattttttccataatttAGTTAATTTCTTTCCTATAACTTAAAATAAACATTGGAATTTTAAAggttttttcataaattttcaatatttttttatatttcgttttaaacttattaatatattttattaaaataaaaaaagtttgggtatcaaaatagataaaataaagaaaaaataaatagttgGGGTTTTAAAATAGGTAGGAAAAAATTTTGGGtgttaaaattaacaaaatttagttgGAATTTTTTTATGGAATTTTTCCAATATAAAAACATCGTTATTTATTACTTAATTATTACCAGTTCTGAGAATGATATCCGAGGACATTTGCTACATCGGTCAACGATTGCCGCCACAACTTTGTTTCATCCTCAGTTTTTGTCTGACAAGTCTTGGCAAATGCCTCCCCAAATTTTCCAGTTTGTTTCCTAACATGAGATGGATCTAAACCATAGAAAATTGGGATAATTATTTGACCTGATTCGTCTTTGCATTTTACTATATCCAGCAACTCATCCAGGCACCAGCTGGAAGATGGGTACTTTTCAGAAAAGATAACGACAGCGATCCTTGAAGTCCTGATTGCTTGCTTAAGCTCTGGACCGAGCGAATGGCTTCTCTCGATCTCATTGTCTTTGAAAGCTATGATCAACTTCCGGTCAAGCTCCTTTAGAAAGTGGCTGAGGAATGTTACGCGGACGTCTTCCCCGCTGAAGCTCGGGAAAACATCGTATACCCAATTACTAGGAGgtgagaaagaagaaggagaagccatgaaataaaaataactgtTTGAACGATTTGAAGAAAACAGAACGATTTGAAGAAAAAAGGTTTGTAATTGAGTGGATAAACTTTAGGAAGTCAACTCATTTAGTTGTTGTTGTGTTGAACTGAAAGCAGAAGAAAGAACACAAAAAACGTGATCACAAGAaatactgaaaaaaaaacaaaatatgtttcTTACAGAGCAAATAACTGAACtctgaagaagaaaaagtaGAAGGGTTGGGTATTAAGCAATTTCATGAAGGAAACTTGTTCTAAATTCATTGATATAAAAAAGAATAGATTTTCTGAAACATCATTTAAGTTTTTAAATCTCATAAAACCACATTGATTGGGTTAGATTCAATCAACATTAGACGAAACATCATTGCTTACGTCATTTTGCCTTTACTTATCGCTTAGCCTATTCACAAGTAGGGAAGATACATTACACAAACTTTAAAGTCAGCGCAACTTTCTTAACTTATGCTTCGTTATATCGCTTAGCCTAGTCAGGAGTAGGGAAAATCATTACACCaacatgtaataaaaaaaaactagcatTGTTGTCTTGAGCTTACTTTGAGAAGATAAACTCAAAAGAAGTCATCGCAAGTAGTTGTCCTTAAAGTGGTTGCTACTATTCGTACGTATGTGTGCTTTTGGAATTTTGTGGGAAAAAACAGAAGGGAAACTTGTTGGAAGTTTCACTGAACAAGACTTGGATTTAAATAGTCATTTTGGTCCGTTCTCCACTCTTCCTTCAAAAAATTGGAGAAGGAAAGAGACGTGTGTAGGAAGTAACAGCTATCAAACACTGGCTGGAAGTCACTGTTACTAAAAACTTGGGAAAACGAAACTAAAATATCTTCAGTCTTTATTTATTGTCTGTAACAGAGACATTCAACACAAGAACTATTATTATCTTGCTTTCTGTATGAATAGGAGGTTATAGGTCCAAAACCCTTGCATAACACACTTTTAAATAAGTAGCTTTAGTCTATAAGGCCTAGTCATCCACATGGAATATCAATTCTCAGCACCATAACCTGTCTTGAAATTGGTCAGTATAACCATTCCGAGTATTAGTACGGAAATCGCTCTGTAATAAACCTGCTGCTTCAACCTCCATCTGCATTCATGGAAGAATATGTTCTTAGGTTCATCTAGTTAAATGCTCCTCTGCCCTGTTACGCAGTTATATATAGTTACCGCTATAAACAAAGACAATACCCGGAGCTATCTGAGCACAAAGGATTCGAAACTTGAGCTCTGAACTTCATCGTCGGGTCTCAAATCTGCAGTTTTCCAGGTTCTGGTACTGTTCAGATTCTGCACCCGCATATGTTCCCAAAACATGAaaccatataataaatcatCCAGGTGTAATTGTTCTTACATATATTAACCACACACCTTTCACAATTTAACTTCCGCTTCTACTTCTTCAGCTGATCCTCGTTCTAGTTCTGAGACGCTCCCTCTTATAATTTGGATTCAATGTTATAGTGTGAAAGCAGAGAAAATGTTAGTACTGACAACTCCTCCTAGAAAAATCAGAACTCAGAAGCCACATGTCATTACGTTATTCTACCTGGACCAGTTATACAGCCAGGGACGTTTAGAAGTACACGAAACAAAACTATCGAGTTACTTATTCAATTCTCAGTCATCATTGAATAGTAACGTCTCCTGAATCAAATTGTGACGTTCTGCGTCACTATTGATACCTAAAAACGTTCCGGGTTTGGCTGCAGCGCAGATCAGTAGTGTCTTGAGTTATCTGTAAAGAGAAATCATTTTAATTTCTACCAATAATCTCCACAAGAACATATCCCATCCTTAAAATGATGAAACCGAGTTGGATCCCTTAAAACAATCTCACGTCCCACAACTCTTGAGATCAGCTTAATCACTGCGTGACAATCTTCACAAACTCGTAGATTCTTCATCACTGTGACTGCATTTCCTCCGACTGTATTAACCAACGCAAACGCAATAGCAAGCCTCTCACTGTGATACCACAACATCTCTTCCTTCTGTTCGTCTTCAACGTCATGTAAAGCAGATCTATAATCAGGTACATAGCCAAGCTCCTTCAACTTTTCTTTCAGAAACTCCAACTTCTCATATATTCTCAAGCTATCTGGTCGATCACCTGAGAAAAACTCGTGCTTTTTCCCTTTAAACACAACCCAACTGCTCCCACGTTtcttcattatccccttctgcTTCATCTTTATTCTCAATTTCGATACATTCGACCATCTACCAGCAGAAGCATATGTATTAGACAACAAGACATAAGCAGCGCTTGATTTTGAGTCCAGCTGAAAAATGGCAGCAGCAGCTTTCTCGGCTCTGTCAACATCATGATGCATCCTACAAGCACTGAGTAAAGCCAACCAAACCAATTCATTAGGTTTCACAAGCATGCTCTCAATAAGCTCCTCTGCTTCTTTCAATTCCCCGCTTCTTCCCAAGATATCTACCATACAAGTGTAGTGTTGAATCTTTCTATCGATGTGATTTGGTCCTCTTGACATGTATTCGAAAATCTTTCTTCCTTTCTGTAGAAACCCGCAGTGGCTGCAAGCAGAGAGCAAGCCAGTGAAAGTAATCTCATCTGGCTCTTTGTTTGATCTAATCATTTGACCGAATATGATAAAAGCCCATTTACCACGCCCGTGCTGCGCGCAGCCAACAATTATTGAATTCCACGAGACAATGCTCTTCTTTAAGATGCCCGTAAACACCATAACGGCATCGTTTGCATCTCCACAGTCACTGTACATGACAACTAGAGAATTACCCACAAAGGCATCAGTTATTAAACCAAGTTTCACTGCAACGCCATG
This genomic interval from Brassica napus cultivar Da-Ae chromosome A6, Da-Ae, whole genome shotgun sequence contains the following:
- the LOC106400688 gene encoding disease resistance protein RPS6-like; this translates as MASPSSFSPPSNWVYDVFPSFSGEDVRVTFLSHFLKELDRKLIIAFKDNEIERSHSLGPELKQAIRTSRIAVVIFSEKYPSSSWCLDELLDIVKCKDESGQIIIPIFYGLDPSHVRKQTGKFGEAFAKTCQTKTEDETKLWRQSLTDVANVLGYHSQNCPQEAKMIEAIANDVLGKLNLAQSKDFEDFVGMEDHIANMSVLLQLESQEVRMVGIWGSSGIGKTTIARVLHSQLSRQFQGSVFIDRAFVYKTMEIYNSANPDDYNMKLHLLRSFLSELLDKKDIRIDSLNAVQERLKYQKVLIFIDDLDDQMVLDTLAGQTHWFGSGSRIIVITKDRHFLKAHGIDHIYEVCLPSTDLALEMFCRSAFRQNSPPAGLVELASEIALCAGSLPLGLKVLGAYLRGRDKEDWIDMIPSLRSRLNGKIERTLIVSYEGLNNKKDKAIFRHISCIFNGEQVDHIKMLLKDSDLDFNIGFKNLVDKSLVHVRRDSVEMHCLLQDMGKEIVRAQSDEPGEREFLMDSKEICDILEDNTGTKKVLGISLDMDETDELHIHKNAFRGMHNLFFLKIYNAKRWDKKMRWCLPKGFDYLPPKLRLLRLDGYPMKYMPSNFRPENLVELQMSESKLQKLWEGVHSLAGLRVMDLEGSKNLEEVPDLSMATNLQILFLDYCSSLVELTSSIQHLNKLKELSMSFCENLETLPTGIYLQSLDKLFLDGCSKLKILPDISTNISTLILDETAIDEFHFIFRLKKPIILGFRKTKIDKLWAIEKPLTSLMTKLSQTLKRLFLSDIPSLVELPSSIQNFHSLDCLGITECINLETLPAGINLQYLYDLDLKGCSRLRTFPDISTNVRYLLLDRTGIVEVPWWIKNFSKLGYLGMESCSNLERVSLNIYKLKKLKTVQFSYCRALTGASWTDGPSEVEMATENIHSKLTVFHETSSSLPHNLSSEVSTHFICLNLEPEVLLHQRPFIFKKLVLSGEEVPSYFTHRTTGTSTLTVPLPPSSLSQPFLRFRACAVGNVDYEHTDRSNAVYIRVNCRFRGIFGDSFDSFGQLQKFWTDKKDSHLFILECRFPLNKDSAPIAQMNYDHVEIQLLGSNRMDSTLDHDKVDHVKIISESSKFNLKGWGIRLAEDCLIPKNQFGNPYTLPRVCEDNIVFHETKQECGDSCEETKNDNKRMRIA